One Solanum pennellii chromosome 9, SPENNV200 DNA segment encodes these proteins:
- the LOC107029412 gene encoding UPF0690 protein C1orf52 homolog, whose amino-acid sequence MKRAMPWSDDEEDDSSSDDESSAIDTDNEDNSGSTNIKPNASSSKHKAESAKRKSKGVDFDALSRHGYRGGLSVLKVPPPKEPDQEQNWSWSSGKETREKEKEETYEERQKTRAALAEAEELVHARTQKERKNFSFSQKEKRKRDLGQASRGKSYVEEEKRLLRDNGVYSGFDS is encoded by the exons ATGAAGAGGGCAATGCCATGGAgtgatgatgaagaagacgaTTCATCCTCCGATGACGAATCTTCAGCAATTGATACTGATAATGAAGACAATTCGGGGTCTACCAACATCAAACCTAATGCTTCTTCCTCCAAACATAAAG CTGAATCTGCAAAGCGGAAGAGCAAAGGTGTGGACTTTGATGCTCTAAGCCGACACGGGTACAGAGGTGGATTATCTGTCTTGAAAGTTCCACCACCCAAGGAACCGGATCAGGAACAGAATTGGTCTTGGTCAAGTGGGAAGGAAACCCGggaaaaagagaaggaagaaacTTATGAGGAGCGTCAGAAGACGAGGGCTGCACTAGCGGAAGCAGAGGAACTTGTTCATGCACGAACTCAAAAAGAGAGGAAGAACTTTTCTTTCTCACAGAAGGAGAAGAGGAAGAGAGATCTTGGTCAGGCTAGCAGAGGGAAGAGTTACGTTGAAG